The Rhodamnia argentea isolate NSW1041297 chromosome 10, ASM2092103v1, whole genome shotgun sequence sequence TCTGTCAATGTGGCAATGCGCTGAACGTCCTCCCGTGAAGAGGACAATCTCGGACAGCCTGCAACGTCCAGTTTTCTAAGAGAAGAACAAGTTTGCAGCCAGTTGGGCAATCCCCTCAAGTTGCAGCAATCCGCAATTTTTATCCTCTGCAGAGTAGTTGCACAACCTTTGAGCCACCCGGGGAAAGAAACTATCCCCGGTAATCCCTCGAATCTGAAGGATCGAAGCCTCAACATGGAGCTCGGTTCATTGCTTTCGCCTTCCGGCAGCGTCAAGCTCTCGCAGTTGCAAATCCAGAGATCCTCCAATGCCTTGAGATTCTTGATGCCTTGGGGTAAGGAGGCCAACTTGGGACAAGCTGAAATGAACAACTTACGGAGGAGCGTGAGGGATTGGATATCGTCGAACAAGGCCTCCAAATTCTCGCAATCTCGAATGATCAGCCACCGCAGAGAGGTCAAGCATCCTATTCCGCTCCCCGGCAGACGCCACTGTTTCGTGGTTAGGACAAAAACGCGGAGGCTGATCATATTCTTGATGTTTGCAGGCAATTCCTGGAGTCCCCTGCACCCGCCGAGATCTAAGCACTGCAGATTGGGAAGCTTGCAGACCGATTTGGGGAGTTCCTTGATACAACAGTTGCCGCTTAAATGAAGAAACATCAAATGCTTTAGACCGCCAATGGAACTAGGCAGTTGGTGAAAGCTGGAGTCATGTAGCGACAGCACTCGCAAGTGCTTTACTCGCGGAATGCACATCTCCAGAAAAGACTCCCCAGAGGAACCCTTCTCGAACATGAGGGTACGAACGCGGCTGAGTTTGCTCAAGCAGTCGAGGAGTTCATCTTTTGGTAGAGTAGATGGCTTGGGAAACAATATATGCCGAGCCGTCGAGGAAATATATTGTGCGGCCATTTCCATGTTGAACGATTCGGGTTGTGCCACCGAAACGCAAAGTTCGCGAACGAGGTCGTGCATTCGGAAGAGCAGCACTGGATATTCTTCTGAGACAACATCGAAGAAGGATCTCGAACACAGCTCCTCCAAGTACTGGTGTCCAATCTCTTCCAGCTCCTCATTAGTTCCCCTGGTTCGGATAAGCCCATTCCACATCCACAGTTGGATCACATCAAAGTTGCTGAACTCGTAGTTCTTTGGGAATATCGAGCAATAAGCGAAACATTGTTTCAAGTAAGAAGGCAATAGATCGTAGCTTATTCTCAGGGAAGGTAAAATATCAGTTTGTAATTTCCAAATCTCACTATCTCTTACGTGTTCCCAGTCGCtccgtttcttttcctttgaataCAACAAGCTTCCCAAAGTCTTCACCGCCATAGGATTTCCCCCGCACACGCTCACGATTTCCATGGCGATCTCCCTAAGGTCCGGGTGATTCTGCTCTTGCCCTTGATCGAACGCGCACTTCACGAACAATGTCAAAGAGTCCTCCAGCGAAAGGTTGGCCAAATCAACTGGAGGGACAGTGCCCATGAATTTGGCGATCGATTTATTCCGCGAAGTCACGATGACTGCACTCCCTTCGGAAACGCCTCCTAACAAATCTCTCAGTCCCACCCAA is a genomic window containing:
- the LOC115726671 gene encoding putative disease resistance protein RGA3, producing MTVVVSSILECLLEKLASMAVEEIQLVCGIKNDRKKLESTLVIIQKVLADAEQKQTKQQAVRLWLSKLKDFCYDTEDMLDEFEARALWRRTGSTKHLTLKRKVRYLSSWISNFSFQFKMAHDMKELRKRLDGINEEKTQLDLSSDVHEKTIALRRETHSFVLPRNVIGRNKERKMIIDMLLRGSDDGGAGTIAVIPILGMGGTGKTTLTKLVYNDDRVNKHFDLKVWSSMPVEFDVMEIIRDIIQSLGHHEKYDGLEKMQDFLRNMVKNKRCLFVMDGMWNVKREDWVGLRDLLGGVSEGSAVIVTSRNKSIAKFMGTVPPVDLANLSLEDSLTLFVKCAFDQGQEQNHPDLREIAMEIVSVCGGNPMAVKTLGSLLYSKEKKRSDWEHVRDSEIWKLQTDILPSLRISYDLLPSYLKQCFAYCSIFPKNYEFSNFDVIQLWMWNGLIRTRGTNEELEEIGHQYLEELCSRSFFDVVSEEYPVLLFRMHDLVRELCVSVAQPESFNMEMAAQYISSTARHILFPKPSTLPKDELLDCLSKLSRVRTLMFEKGSSGESFLEMCIPRVKHLRVLSLHDSSFHQLPSSIGGLKHLMFLHLSGNCCIKELPKSVCKLPNLQCLDLGGCRGLQELPANIKNMISLRVFVLTTKQWRLPGSGIGCLTSLRWLIIRDCENLEALFDDIQSLTLLRKLFISACPKLASLPQGIKNLKALEDLWICNCESLTLPEGESNEPSSMLRLRSFRFEGLPGIVSFPGWLKGCATTLQRIKIADCCNLRGLPNWLQTCSSLRKLDVAGCPRLSSSREDVQRIATLTELRMINCGELSNFGEDDDPPKAPIAPQKTIENLFKEVLEYFK